Proteins from one Juglans microcarpa x Juglans regia isolate MS1-56 chromosome 6S, Jm3101_v1.0, whole genome shotgun sequence genomic window:
- the LOC121236570 gene encoding protein RKD1-like, with amino-acid sequence MGSQTQNGLWPTHEMGYRDDDPYLFPSQMPSLDLSWYSPMDWQYELPIQESFMDAIPLMESFPTDTRFASLDLEPAISVMQDDVFCGYGSWHGVCNETGPKLDPENQANLLLPNNDKKGNNRPREDQEKMKRYREERCSSSRLLSRKTISQYFYMPITQAAKELNVGLTLLKKRCRELGIRRWPHRKLMSLQTLINNVQVLGKEEGEESEAKLREAIEILEREKKLLEEIPDMQLEDNTKRLRQACFKANYKKRKLGGMMMDSQSSSSSSNRGSADGYNMANYERRNEEEEEEDEEEEVDDQISLFLADFFP; translated from the exons ATGGGGAGTCAGACTCAGAATGGTCTGTGGCCTACGCATGAAATGGGTTACAGAGATGACGACCCATACCTCTTTCCTAGCCAAATGCCTTCATTAGACTTGAG CTGGTATTCTCCCATGGATTGGCAATATGAATTGCCGATACAAGagagctttatggatgccattcCTTTGATGGAGAGCTTCCCTACCGACACTCGGTTTGCATCCTTGGACCTTGAACCAGCCATAAGCGTAATGCAAG ATGATGTTTTCTGCGGTTATGGGAGTTGGcatggagtttgtaatgagacAGGTCCTAAGCTTGACCCGGAGAACCAGGCTAATTTACTGTTGCCTAACAATGATAAAAAAGGCAATAACAGACCGAGGGAAGATcaggagaagatgaagaggtaCAGGGAAGAGAGATGCAGCAGTTCGAGACTTCTATCCAGGAAAACCATTTCTCAGTACTTTTACATGCCCATAACGCAGGCAGCGAAAGAGCTTAACGTGGGTTTGACACTTTTGAAGAAAAGGTGTCGAGAGTTGGGTATTCGTAGGTGGCCCCATCGGAAGCTGATGAGCCTCCAAACCCTAATCAACAATGTACAg GTGTTGGgtaaagaggaaggagaagagagtGAAGCAAAGTTGAGGGAAGCAATAGAGATATTAGAGAGGGAAAAGAAGCTGTTGGAGGAAATTCCAGATATGCAACTTGAGGACAATACGAAGCGGCTTAGGCAAGCTTGTTTTAAAGCTAACTATAAGAAGAGAAAGCTCGGGGGGATGATGATGGATTCTCAATCTTCATCTTCCAGCAGCAATCGTGGAAGTGCGGATGGTTATAACATGGCTAACTATGAGAGaaggaatgaagaagaagaagaagaagacgaagaagaagaagtggatGATCAGATATCGCTCTTTTTAGCCGACTTCTTTCCATAG
- the LOC121236572 gene encoding uncharacterized protein LOC121236572 produces the protein MAVVMRRIWLRRNRFIFEDKFYSPKQVISMGEGLEDYKTAQMSIIGCRGGGGSHGVQKKWKKPGTNMVKANWDAAMDFENKRMGMGIVFGDEEGKVLASVCDVKQNVHDPTLAESLALWRALEISIDLSFSFSELIFEGDAAAII, from the coding sequence ATGGCAGTGGTTATGCGCAGGATCTGGCTAAGGAGGAATAGGTTTATTTTCGAGGACAAGTTTTACAGTCCTAAACAAGTCATCTCTATGGGGGAGGGTCTGGAGGATTACAAAACAGCACAAATGAGCATAATTGGATGTCGAGGTGGTGGTGGTTCACATGGAGTGcagaagaaatggaaaaaacctGGTACCAACATGGTAAAGGCTAATTGGGATGCGGCTATGGATTTTGAAAACAAGAGAATGGGAATGGGAATTGTGTTTGGAGATGAAGAGGGGAAGGTTCTAGCGTCTGTGTGTGATGTGAAACAGAATGTGCATGACCCTACTTTGGCTGAGAGTCTAGCATTGTGGAGAGCACTTGAGATAAGTATTgacctttctttctctttctctgaACTAATAtttgaaggagatgcagctGCTATTATTTAA